In one window of Tumebacillus algifaecis DNA:
- a CDS encoding M15 family metallopeptidase produces MTNRIRTAGLAAVLIATLALSGCDPLTAQTKVPTNPVAQQPNQTESPTQEPQKDPQQTEQPGQTDPTPPQEPSKATAGAPGSISVLVNKQLGLPDDFQPSNLVDDPDLHFLSGGGGEKRLMRGEVANALKQMFAASEKEGIYLSVASAYRSHATQTQLFNYYVSTQGETEARRYSAVPGHSEHETGLAVDVSGRDGACAVEDCFADTKEAKWIAKNAVKFGFIIRYPKGKEAVTGYAYEPWHLRYVGQDLAAAITAKNVTMEEYFNVK; encoded by the coding sequence TTGACAAATAGAATTCGCACGGCCGGACTGGCCGCTGTACTCATCGCCACCTTAGCCCTAAGCGGTTGTGATCCGCTGACGGCGCAGACCAAAGTGCCGACCAATCCGGTCGCTCAGCAACCGAACCAGACCGAATCGCCTACTCAAGAACCGCAGAAAGATCCACAACAGACAGAGCAGCCAGGCCAAACTGACCCGACCCCGCCGCAGGAGCCGAGCAAAGCGACGGCCGGAGCGCCGGGCAGCATCTCCGTGCTGGTCAACAAGCAGCTCGGGTTGCCTGACGATTTCCAGCCCTCCAACCTCGTCGATGATCCCGACTTGCACTTCCTTTCTGGCGGGGGCGGGGAAAAGCGCCTGATGCGCGGCGAAGTTGCCAACGCTCTCAAGCAGATGTTTGCCGCTTCGGAAAAAGAGGGCATCTACTTGAGCGTCGCGTCCGCTTATCGTTCGCATGCGACGCAGACGCAACTGTTCAACTACTACGTCTCGACGCAAGGGGAAACGGAAGCGCGCCGCTACAGCGCTGTGCCAGGCCATAGCGAGCATGAGACGGGACTTGCTGTCGATGTCTCCGGCCGCGATGGCGCCTGTGCGGTCGAAGATTGCTTTGCCGATACGAAGGAAGCGAAATGGATCGCGAAAAACGCCGTGAAGTTCGGCTTCATCATCCGTTATCCGAAAGGCAAAGAAGCGGTGACCGGGTATGCGTATGAACCGTGGCACTTGCGCTACGTCGGTCAAGACCTGGCCGCTGCGATCACGGCGAAGAATGTGACGATGGAAGAGTATTTTAACGTGAAGTAA
- a CDS encoding helix-turn-helix domain-containing protein, with protein MYLEKGMGYKSVASELQIPDHSMVRKWVKNYKTLGAEGLEERRGKTRTPFTGRPRTKKLTLEQEVQKLRAENDFLKKLLLLQRR; from the coding sequence ATGTATTTGGAAAAAGGAATGGGTTATAAATCGGTCGCAAGTGAGCTGCAGATCCCCGACCACAGCATGGTAAGGAAGTGGGTCAAAAACTACAAAACGCTTGGGGCGGAGGGCTTAGAGGAGCGCAGAGGAAAGACGAGAACACCGTTCACTGGTCGTCCGAGAACGAAAAAGCTTACGCTCGAACAAGAAGTGCAAAAGTTGAGAGCGGAGAACGACTTTTTAAAAAAGCTGTTGCTTTTGCAAAGGAGGTGA
- a CDS encoding MDR family MFS transporter, with protein MVTRENKMGFVVAGLLLGILMAAMDNTIVATAMGTIVGDLGGLEQFVWVTSAYLVASMAGMPIFGKLSDMYGRKRFFIFGLIVFLIGSVLCGIAQTMTQLAVFRAIQGIGGGALMPIAFTIIFDLFPPEQRGKMTGLFGAVFGTSSIFGPLLGAWITEGFSWHWIFYVNVPIGIIALFLIIFYYKESVEHSKQKIDYFGSMTLVGAVICLMFGLELGGNQYAWGSAQILTLFAGFAVLLIAFLLIERKVAEPVINFSMFKNRLFFTSNMIGVLYGAAFIVATIYIPIFVQGVLGGSATNSGLILLPMTIGSVVAASIGGMITGKMSYRNVMIISGILFIGGSYLLSTVTPDLSNLMLSVFMVLTGLGVGMSFSVLPAAAVHGMDFRQRGQATSTNSFLRTLGMTLGISIFGIIQRNAFTTKLEETFSGMGQAPGGTADPRTILSPEKRVEIPAPILEKITDALSASIATTFLWTVLAAVLAFVFILAMSKSRLSDLKQTN; from the coding sequence ATGGTAACAAGAGAAAATAAAATGGGCTTTGTCGTAGCAGGACTGTTGCTTGGCATTCTGATGGCTGCGATGGACAACACGATTGTGGCGACCGCGATGGGCACGATCGTCGGTGACCTCGGCGGTTTGGAACAGTTCGTCTGGGTCACCTCCGCCTATCTCGTCGCCTCGATGGCCGGCATGCCGATCTTTGGCAAGCTGTCCGACATGTACGGGCGCAAACGATTTTTTATTTTTGGCCTGATCGTCTTCTTGATCGGTTCGGTGCTTTGCGGGATCGCACAGACGATGACACAACTCGCCGTCTTCCGAGCGATTCAAGGCATCGGCGGCGGTGCCTTGATGCCGATCGCCTTCACGATCATCTTTGACCTGTTCCCACCGGAGCAACGCGGCAAGATGACCGGACTGTTCGGCGCCGTCTTTGGCACATCGAGCATCTTCGGACCGCTGCTCGGCGCTTGGATCACCGAAGGCTTCTCCTGGCACTGGATTTTTTATGTCAACGTGCCGATCGGCATCATCGCCTTGTTCTTGATCATCTTCTATTACAAAGAATCGGTCGAGCACTCGAAACAAAAAATCGACTACTTCGGCTCGATGACGCTGGTCGGTGCTGTGATCTGTCTGATGTTCGGCCTTGAGCTTGGCGGCAACCAATACGCATGGGGTTCTGCGCAGATCCTCACACTGTTCGCCGGATTTGCCGTCCTGCTGATCGCCTTCCTGCTCATCGAACGCAAAGTGGCCGAGCCGGTCATCAACTTCTCGATGTTCAAAAATCGCCTTTTCTTCACGTCGAACATGATCGGCGTGCTCTACGGCGCGGCCTTCATCGTGGCGACGATCTACATCCCGATCTTCGTGCAAGGTGTCTTGGGCGGGTCGGCGACCAACTCCGGCCTGATCCTGCTCCCGATGACGATCGGATCTGTCGTCGCCGCCTCGATTGGCGGTATGATCACAGGGAAGATGTCCTACCGCAACGTGATGATCATCTCCGGCATTTTGTTCATCGGTGGCTCCTACCTGCTGTCCACGGTGACACCCGATCTGTCCAACCTGATGCTCAGCGTCTTCATGGTGCTGACCGGGCTTGGCGTCGGGATGTCCTTCTCCGTGTTGCCTGCCGCTGCGGTGCACGGCATGGACTTCCGCCAACGCGGGCAGGCGACATCCACCAACTCCTTCTTGCGGACCCTCGGGATGACGCTCGGCATTTCGATCTTTGGGATCATTCAGCGCAATGCGTTCACCACCAAGTTGGAAGAGACGTTCTCCGGCATGGGCCAAGCGCCCGGCGGAACGGCCGACCCGCGAACGATCCTCTCTCCGGAAAAGCGTGTGGAGATCCCCGCCCCGATTTTGGAAAAGATCACCGATGCGCTCTCCGCTTCGATCGCTACGACCTTCTTGTGGACGGTGTTGGCCGCCGTGTTAGCCTTTGTCTTTATCCTGGCGATGAGCAAAAGTCGGTTGAGCGATTTGAAACAAACGAATTGA
- the helD gene encoding RNA polymerase recycling motor HelD, with translation MSITEQEWKKEQKRVDLVRREVKKRTEQLQAQVGTVKADIVEIRKNFWDDVKVNFENAIEAAETVASMRQQSEVLGERERLHRHAQKEMKSLYRLEQTPYFGRIDFVEPGEPLQQIYLGTASFLDENDEHFYVYDWRAPVSSLYYDYSPGPAEYETPGGTVEGTMELKRQFIIRDGEIESLFDTGVTIGDELLQQVLGRHSDAQMKSIVATIQKEQNRIIRNVRNRLLVVQGAAGSGKTSAALQRIAYLLYRDRAWLSAEQIVLFSPNDMFNSYVATVLPELGEENMQQATFQEYLERRLGRVFDLEDPFLQMEYVLTAMNEPGYAARIAGIQYKASVPFMRLLEQYANRLGQEGLIFKGLKFRGEPLLSAARMREQFATYDPGMSIPNRLRLLSEWLLSELNELALAQTDQDWVEEEIELLDNEEYLQAYQKLRRQKRFRENTFDDFDRERKMLGEMLVQKRFKPLRNGIKRLKYVDVPAMYRQLFADPKRAVSLGAELPAMFAEFAEQTVEKMLQGELFYEDATPYLYLKELLEGVEMNTQVRHVFVDEAQDYSPFQFAFLKRLFPHAKMTVLGDLNQAIYAHAEKADGFGPLAALYPAEESELIVLKQSYRSTRQIVDFTRKMMPGGEEIVPFNREGEEPTITRAENTADLIAKIIDRIRNLQADQHRTLAVICKTAEESRAAYERLKDALDVKLISKETVHFEPGLVVIPAYLAKGVEFDAVILYNASQDQYGRESERRLFYTACTRAMHELHLYYLGEQSPFLES, from the coding sequence ATGAGTATTACGGAGCAAGAGTGGAAAAAAGAACAGAAGCGCGTCGATCTTGTAAGGCGCGAGGTAAAAAAGCGGACGGAGCAACTGCAAGCGCAAGTGGGCACTGTCAAAGCTGACATTGTGGAGATTCGTAAAAATTTCTGGGATGATGTGAAGGTCAATTTTGAAAATGCGATCGAAGCGGCTGAGACGGTGGCGAGCATGAGACAGCAGTCGGAGGTGCTCGGGGAGCGCGAACGCCTGCATCGCCACGCACAGAAGGAAATGAAAAGTCTGTACCGTCTCGAGCAAACCCCCTATTTCGGTCGCATCGATTTTGTCGAACCGGGTGAACCGTTGCAACAGATCTATTTGGGCACAGCCTCTTTTCTCGATGAGAACGACGAGCATTTTTACGTATATGACTGGCGGGCCCCCGTCTCCAGCCTTTATTATGATTACTCGCCCGGCCCGGCCGAATATGAGACGCCCGGGGGCACAGTAGAAGGCACGATGGAGTTGAAGCGTCAGTTCATCATCCGCGACGGCGAGATCGAAAGTCTGTTCGATACAGGTGTGACGATCGGGGACGAATTGCTCCAGCAAGTGCTTGGACGCCATTCGGATGCGCAGATGAAAAGCATCGTCGCCACCATTCAAAAGGAGCAAAATCGGATCATCCGTAATGTGCGCAATCGCTTGCTCGTCGTGCAAGGGGCGGCGGGGAGCGGCAAGACGTCGGCGGCGCTACAGCGTATTGCCTATCTGCTCTATCGTGATCGGGCTTGGTTGAGTGCTGAGCAGATCGTGCTGTTTTCTCCGAATGACATGTTCAACAGCTACGTCGCCACCGTTTTGCCAGAGCTTGGGGAAGAGAACATGCAGCAGGCGACCTTTCAAGAGTATCTTGAGCGCCGCTTGGGTCGAGTGTTCGATCTGGAAGACCCATTTTTGCAGATGGAGTACGTGCTGACCGCGATGAACGAGCCAGGGTATGCGGCGCGGATCGCAGGCATTCAGTATAAAGCGTCCGTTCCGTTCATGCGGCTGTTGGAACAGTACGCCAATCGGTTGGGGCAGGAAGGCTTGATTTTTAAAGGCTTGAAGTTTCGCGGGGAACCGTTGCTGTCGGCTGCGCGGATGCGGGAGCAGTTCGCCACGTATGATCCTGGCATGTCGATTCCTAACCGCTTGCGTCTGCTCAGCGAGTGGCTGTTGAGCGAACTGAACGAGTTGGCGCTCGCACAGACCGATCAGGATTGGGTGGAAGAAGAGATTGAACTGCTCGACAACGAAGAATATCTTCAAGCCTATCAGAAGTTGCGCAGACAGAAGCGCTTTCGGGAAAATACGTTTGACGATTTTGACCGCGAGCGCAAAATGCTTGGCGAAATGCTGGTGCAGAAGCGGTTCAAACCGCTGCGCAACGGGATCAAGCGCTTGAAATATGTGGATGTTCCGGCGATGTATCGGCAGTTGTTCGCCGACCCCAAGCGGGCGGTCAGTCTGGGGGCGGAACTGCCCGCGATGTTTGCCGAATTTGCCGAGCAGACGGTGGAAAAGATGTTGCAAGGTGAGCTGTTCTACGAGGATGCGACACCGTATCTTTATTTGAAAGAACTGCTCGAAGGGGTGGAGATGAACACGCAGGTGCGGCATGTGTTTGTCGATGAGGCGCAGGACTATTCACCGTTTCAGTTCGCCTTTTTGAAGCGCCTGTTTCCACACGCGAAGATGACGGTGCTCGGCGATCTGAATCAGGCGATTTATGCGCACGCCGAAAAAGCGGACGGATTCGGCCCGCTGGCCGCTCTGTATCCGGCGGAGGAGTCGGAGTTGATCGTGCTGAAGCAAAGCTACCGTTCGACCCGACAGATCGTCGATTTTACGCGCAAAATGATGCCGGGTGGGGAGGAGATCGTCCCGTTCAACCGCGAAGGGGAGGAGCCGACGATCACCAGAGCGGAAAACACCGCCGATCTGATCGCGAAGATCATCGACCGCATTCGCAATTTGCAGGCGGATCAACACCGCACGCTTGCGGTGATCTGCAAGACGGCGGAGGAAAGCCGCGCTGCCTATGAACGGCTGAAAGATGCGCTCGACGTGAAATTGATCAGCAAGGAGACGGTGCATTTTGAACCCGGGCTGGTCGTGATTCCGGCCTATCTGGCAAAAGGCGTGGAGTTCGATGCGGTGATTCTGTATAACGCTTCGCAGGATCAATACGGACGGGAAAGCGAACGCAGGCTGTTTTACACGGCCTGCACGCGGGCGATGCATGAGCTACACCTGTATTATCTGGGCGAGCAAAGCCCGTTTTTGGAGTCTTGA